The following coding sequences are from one Gemmatimonadaceae bacterium window:
- the rplD gene encoding 50S ribosomal protein L4 codes for MIEVPIFNQKGDKIDTFQVDEQKLGGEVRNALLKQALVMYHANKRQGTVQTLARGEVAGSTRKMFRQ; via the coding sequence ATGATCGAAGTCCCGATTTTCAACCAGAAGGGCGACAAGATCGACACCTTCCAGGTCGACGAGCAAAAGCTCGGCGGTGAGGTGCGCAACGCGCTCCTGAAACAGGCGCTGGTGATGTACCACGCCAACAAGCGGCAGGGCACGGTCCAGACGCTCGCCCGAGGCGAGGTCGCCGGCTCGACCCGCAAGATGTTCCGCCAGAA